Proteins encoded in a region of the Uloborus diversus isolate 005 chromosome 1, Udiv.v.3.1, whole genome shotgun sequence genome:
- the LOC129220893 gene encoding protein FAM43A-like: MSLSNPFTATNMKNKWSKLWNKRSVTITEYDPTYKVTYLGNVITQWAKGDGCVDKPLATLWKNYCANVKHDITMKLTVSNSGLKATTKEHGLTEYWANRITYCSAPAQYPKVFCWVYRHEGRRMKQELRCHAVLCDKEERAKLMAAQLNQRLTLALQEFRREKLSRQKARLSLANSCYDNPTIPRRKLLLSTGSTNFRPPLERSKSAPKLTAIDEIEEEDEEDHQSTNLDDDDFDDEFLTGSLISEIESTSDIVPDDVDSLSDHYLTNGLETDSFDSDSVEDLPNPRRKKSSLKLIDETVDEEDNVSDESGYSEEKLSFKDESIASYKM; this comes from the coding sequence ATGTCGCTTTCGAACCCGTTCACTGCTACGAACATGAAAAACAAATGGAGCAAACTGTGGAATAAACGATCGGTGACAATTACGGAGTACGACCCAACGTACAAAGTGACTTATCTCGGCAATGTCATCACTCAGTGGGCGAAAGGTGACGGTTGCGTGGACAAACCTCTAGCCACCCTGTGGAAAAATTATTGTGCCAACGTGAAACATGATATCACCATGAAATTGACTGTGAGCAACTCAGGACTAAAAGCAACGACGAAAGAGCATGGCCTGACAGAATACTGGGCAAACAGAATAACGTATTGTTCTGCACCGGCCCAGTACCCGAAGGTCTTCTGCTGGGTGTACAGACATGAGGGGCGGCGGATGAAGCAGGAGTTGAGATGTCACGCCGTACTGTGCGACAAAGAAGAAAGAGCGAAGTTAATGGCTGCCCAGCTCAACCAGAGGTTAACTCTAGCTCTTCAAGAATTCCGAAGAGAGAAATTAAGTCGGCAGAAAGCACGGTTATCCCTCGCCAATTCCTGTTACGACAACCCCACCATTCCTCGTAGAAAGCTCCTGTTGAGTACGGGTTCCACCAACTTCAGGCCACCTTTAGAACGATCAAAAAGTGCTCCAAAGCTGACAGCCATCGACGAAATTGAGGAGGAGGATGAAGAAGACCACCAGTCGACGAATCTTGATGACGATGATTTCGACGACGAGTTCTTGACCGGGTCCCTTATTTCCGAGATCGAATCGACGTCTGACATCGTTCCAGATGATGTCGATTCCTTGTCCGACCATTATTTGACCAATGGTCTCGAGACAGACTCTTTCGATTCGGACTCTGTGGAAGACCTTCCGAACCCTCGGCGGAAAAAGAGTTCCCTAAAACTCATTGATGAAACTGTTGACGAGGAGGATAACGTTTCCGACGAATCCGGCTATTCGGAGGAAAAACTGTCATTTAAAGATGAAAGCATTGCTTCCTACAAAATGTGA